Proteins encoded by one window of Arachis ipaensis cultivar K30076 chromosome B04, Araip1.1, whole genome shotgun sequence:
- the LOC107637632 gene encoding dnaJ-related protein rsp1-like, protein MGQESDYKSQLVLEICSISTRSVVCVHRLVPNKTNKPPFIDWYCILGVAGNADVNTIRKQYHKLALQLHPDKNKHPKAEIAFKLLSEAYACLSDAAKRKAFNLERSKSLCIECNRIPSNSNNNNGSSSSFKSSRSSSISSSSRSCKLWRNINDIRESLREEAKVIEKCLRVNNSMPTKNYDDDYMHRSRGPNNNNNKHRVEKETPVFNPSNYLYQGYPHRRNHVNKDYSEKFWYLQQETNAVQSNNYSKGGSDKFSSSVFEAETQRSMFSRKFGPIPSQC, encoded by the exons ATGGGACAAGAATCAGATTACAAAAGCCAACTGGTATTGGAGATTTGCTCAATTTCCACACGTTCTGTTGTATGTGTTCATAGACTTGTCCCTAACAAAACTAATAAGCCACCTTTCATTGATTGGTACTGCATTCTTGGA GTGGCAGGAAATGCAGATGTAAATACAATCCGAAAGCAGTACCATAAACTTG CCTTGCAACTTCATCCAGATAAGAATAAGCACCCCAAGGCTGAAATTGCATTCAAGCTTCTATCTGAG GCATATGCATGTTTATCTGATGCAGCAAAAAGAAAAGCTTTTAACTTGGAGAGAAGCAAGAGTTTATGCATTGAGTGCAACAGAATCCCTAGCAATTCAAACAATAATAACGGATCTTCTTCAAGTTTCAAATCATCAAGGAGTAGTAGCATCAGCAGTAGTTCAAGATCATGTAAGCTTTGGCGAAACATCAATGACATAAGAGAAAGTTTAAGGGAAGAAGCTAAGGTGATAGAGAAATGTTTGAGGGTAAATAATTCAATGCCAACAAAGAATTATGATGATGATTATATGCATAGAAGTAGAGGgcctaataacaataataataagcaTAGAGTTGAGAAAGAAACACCAGTTTTCAATCCATCAAATTACTTGTACCAAGGGTACCCTCATAGGAGAAATCATGTTAACAAGGATTATTCTGAGAAATTTTGGTACTTGCAGCAAGAAACTAATGCAGTGCAAAGTAATAACTATTCCAAGGGAGGATCAGATAAGTTTTCTTCATCAGTTTTTGAGGCTGAAACACAGAGGAGCATGTTCAGTAGAAAATTTGGTCCTATCCCCTCACAATGTTAG